A single Gammaproteobacteria bacterium DNA region contains:
- the dctP gene encoding TRAP transporter substrate-binding protein DctP produces the protein MKRRNFIKAAVAGLATAPVAHIVSAKVRKKTLRMQTYWGEQADAIFKTFTTDVSNASNKSLTIDQYTGSTLVPDAEMLQAVSKGTLDMCQGYAGYWPEQLDIATIESGIPGAWTSYDEAMYIMETKGLGKLIREAYAEQNVHYLGAIMGGPFDLLTKKPVNSLDDLKAMKIRATPSVAKILNKFGIDTIFIQGSELHRALSTGLIDGVIYAGTNEYVGMKLYEAAKHYTSLNMISPGYTDQMLINMDTWKSLTPAQQAVIETSFAKHASKMHTWMISGSIDAGNSGVFELNSLNEADSARLREAAKELWQEEAAKSDRNKKAIAILEAAAKATGRA, from the coding sequence ATGAAAAGACGGAATTTTATCAAAGCGGCAGTCGCAGGTTTGGCGACAGCGCCAGTAGCGCATATTGTAAGTGCTAAGGTCAGAAAAAAGACACTGCGGATGCAAACTTACTGGGGCGAACAAGCTGACGCAATATTTAAGACGTTCACGACTGACGTTAGCAATGCGTCGAATAAATCATTAACTATTGACCAATACACTGGCAGCACTCTGGTTCCTGATGCCGAAATGTTGCAAGCTGTGAGTAAAGGCACGCTAGATATGTGTCAAGGCTATGCCGGTTATTGGCCTGAACAGCTCGATATAGCGACCATCGAATCAGGCATACCTGGCGCATGGACCAGTTATGATGAAGCAATGTATATCATGGAAACCAAAGGTCTTGGTAAGCTTATCCGTGAAGCGTATGCAGAGCAAAATGTACACTACCTTGGCGCTATTATGGGGGGACCGTTTGATCTTCTAACAAAAAAACCGGTAAACAGCTTAGATGATTTGAAAGCAATGAAGATCCGTGCTACCCCAAGTGTTGCTAAAATCCTTAATAAATTTGGTATAGATACTATTTTCATTCAAGGCTCTGAGCTACATCGGGCGTTGTCGACTGGTTTGATCGATGGCGTAATCTATGCGGGTACTAATGAATATGTGGGTATGAAGCTTTACGAAGCCGCCAAGCACTACACGTCGCTTAATATGATTAGTCCGGGTTATACCGACCAAATGTTAATCAATATGGATACGTGGAAATCGTTGACCCCAGCACAACAGGCTGTAATTGAAACGTCGTTTGCCAAACATGCAAGCAAAATGCATACCTGGATGATCAGTGGTTCGATTGACGCGGGTAATAGCGGCGTGTTTGAACTTAATTCATTAAACGAAGCAGACTCCGCTCGCTTACGTGAGGCCGCTAAGGAGTTGTGGCAAGAAGAAGCGGCGAAATCGGACCGCAACAAAAAAGCGATTGCTATTCTTGAAGCTGCCGCTAAAGCGACCGGCAGAGCTTGA
- a CDS encoding 2-oxoglutarate dehydrogenase E1 component gives MHEGIMKTWLESSHLAGANASYIEGMYEAYLEDETAVSDEWRTVFEQLAVSPESSDVQDVNHTKIRDYFRRAAKETRGGPASEIDPQTASKQVKVLQMINAYRFRGHQHANLDPLGLWQRDKVAELNPAFHSLTQDDMDTEFNVGSFAVGKESMKLRDLHNALEQTYCGSVGVEYMHITDTDEKRWLQQQFESVQSNPAYSKDEKLRFLAGLTAAEGIEKYVGAKFPGAKRFSLEGGGALIPMLREILYKAGEHGAKEIVLGMAHRGRLNVLVNLLGKKPSELFDEFAGTHDEVHGSGDVKYHQGFSADYETPHGALHVALAFNPSHLEIVNPVVIGSVRARQDRLECKDGKLVMPITIHGDSAIAGQGVVQETFNMSQTRGFKVGGTIRIVINNQVGFTTNNPEDIRSTMYCTDIAKMVQAPIFHVNGDDPEAVAFVSRIAVDYRNKFKRDVVIDLVCYRRHGHNEADEPNATQPLMYQKIKRHPTPRKIYADKLLAANLVEQADLSSMINDYRDRLDHGDCVVDEWRPMTLHSTDWAPYIGHDWDIPYDATLPLDKVTELAHKMCHYPAEHKLQSRVAKIYNDRVTMANGDKAVDWGFAENLAYATILDEGTNIRLIGQDSARGTFFHRHAVLHNQEDASTYTPLKNLSENQGKFRLFDSVLSENSVVAFEYGYTTAEPAGLNIWEAQFGDFANCAQVVFDQFISSGEQKWGRLCGLTMLLPHGYEGQGPEHSSARLERFLQLCANHNMQVVVPSTPAQIYHMLRRQVVRPMRRPLVVMTPKSLLRHPLCTSTLEELASGTFQNVIGEIDDLDPKQVKRIVFCSGKVYYELLQKRRENNQTDVAIIRIEQLYPFPHEEVTTLLEQYAHVTDYVWCQEEPQNQGAWYCSQHHFWNAIPQGSQLTYAGREASAAPACGYPAMHKLQQAALIASALTTK, from the coding sequence ATGCATGAAGGCATAATGAAGACGTGGTTAGAGTCGTCTCATCTGGCTGGTGCTAATGCAAGCTACATAGAAGGGATGTATGAAGCATATCTTGAAGATGAAACTGCTGTTTCAGACGAGTGGCGAACTGTTTTTGAACAGTTAGCTGTTAGTCCTGAAAGTAGTGACGTTCAAGATGTAAATCATACCAAAATTCGTGATTACTTCCGCCGAGCAGCAAAAGAGACCCGTGGTGGTCCAGCGAGCGAAATTGATCCGCAAACGGCTTCTAAGCAAGTAAAAGTACTACAGATGATCAACGCCTATCGTTTCCGCGGTCATCAACACGCCAACCTTGATCCATTAGGATTGTGGCAGCGTGACAAGGTAGCTGAGTTAAATCCAGCATTTCACTCATTAACTCAAGACGATATGGATACCGAGTTTAACGTTGGTTCTTTTGCTGTTGGCAAAGAATCGATGAAACTTCGTGATCTTCATAACGCGCTTGAACAAACGTACTGTGGCAGTGTCGGTGTGGAATATATGCACATTACCGATACCGATGAGAAGCGATGGCTACAGCAGCAGTTTGAGTCAGTACAAAGTAATCCCGCGTACAGCAAAGATGAAAAACTCCGTTTCTTAGCAGGCTTAACAGCAGCCGAAGGTATTGAAAAATATGTCGGTGCTAAATTTCCTGGTGCAAAACGTTTTTCTCTTGAAGGCGGCGGTGCACTTATCCCGATGTTACGCGAGATTTTATACAAAGCTGGCGAACATGGCGCGAAAGAAATCGTATTGGGCATGGCACATCGTGGCCGTTTGAACGTCCTGGTTAACTTGCTGGGTAAAAAACCGTCGGAATTATTCGATGAGTTTGCCGGCACCCATGACGAAGTGCATGGTTCTGGTGACGTTAAATATCACCAAGGTTTCTCGGCCGATTATGAAACTCCCCATGGTGCATTGCACGTGGCACTCGCTTTTAATCCATCGCATCTTGAAATCGTTAACCCTGTTGTTATCGGTAGTGTTCGCGCGCGTCAAGACAGATTAGAGTGTAAAGATGGCAAGTTAGTGATGCCAATTACCATTCATGGTGATAGTGCTATTGCAGGTCAGGGCGTGGTACAAGAGACATTTAATATGTCTCAAACCCGTGGTTTTAAGGTCGGTGGTACGATTCGTATCGTGATCAATAACCAAGTTGGTTTTACCACCAATAACCCAGAAGATATCCGTTCAACGATGTATTGTACTGATATTGCGAAAATGGTCCAGGCACCAATTTTCCACGTCAATGGTGATGATCCTGAAGCGGTTGCTTTTGTGTCACGCATTGCGGTTGATTATCGTAACAAGTTTAAGCGCGATGTCGTGATTGACTTGGTTTGTTATCGCCGCCATGGCCATAACGAAGCTGATGAGCCAAATGCAACACAGCCGTTGATGTATCAGAAAATTAAACGTCATCCTACCCCGCGTAAGATCTATGCAGACAAGTTACTGGCCGCCAATTTGGTTGAGCAAGCGGATTTGTCGAGTATGATTAATGATTACCGTGACCGTTTAGATCACGGTGATTGTGTGGTTGATGAATGGCGTCCAATGACGTTGCATTCAACCGATTGGGCACCTTACATTGGTCATGATTGGGACATTCCTTATGATGCAACGCTGCCACTTGATAAAGTGACTGAGCTTGCCCATAAAATGTGTCACTACCCAGCAGAACACAAGCTGCAATCGCGGGTCGCTAAAATCTATAACGATCGTGTCACTATGGCTAATGGTGATAAAGCGGTTGATTGGGGTTTTGCTGAAAACTTGGCATATGCCACGATCCTTGATGAAGGTACAAATATTCGTTTGATCGGTCAAGACAGTGCGCGTGGAACATTCTTCCACCGTCATGCTGTATTGCATAATCAAGAAGATGCCAGCACCTATACGCCACTGAAAAACTTATCTGAAAATCAAGGTAAGTTTAGACTGTTCGATTCAGTATTATCTGAAAATTCAGTGGTGGCATTCGAGTACGGCTATACCACAGCAGAGCCAGCTGGTTTAAATATCTGGGAAGCGCAATTTGGCGATTTCGCTAACTGTGCTCAAGTAGTATTTGATCAGTTTATTTCATCTGGTGAGCAGAAGTGGGGCCGTTTATGTGGTCTAACTATGTTACTACCACACGGTTATGAAGGCCAAGGTCCTGAGCATTCATCAGCCCGTTTAGAGCGTTTCTTACAGCTGTGTGCTAATCATAATATGCAGGTTGTTGTGCCATCAACACCAGCACAGATTTATCACATGTTGCGTCGTCAGGTTGTACGCCCAATGCGTCGTCCGTTAGTGGTTATGACACCGAAATCGCTATTACGTCATCCGTTATGTACTTCAACGCTTGAAGAGCTAGCGAGCGGTACGTTCCAAAACGTGATTGGTGAAATCGACGATCTTGACCCTAAACAGGTTAAGCGCATCGTATTCTGTAGCGGTAAGGTTTATTACGAACTGCTGCAAAAACGTCGTGAGAATAATCAGACTGATGTCGCGATTATCCGAATTGAGCAGCTTTATCCGTTCCCACATGAAGAAGTGACGACGTTGCTAGAGCAATATGCTCATGTTACTGATTACGTCTGGTGTCAAGAAGAACCACAAAACCAGGGCGCTTGGTATTGTAGCCAACATCATTTCTGGAACGCGATTCCGCAAGGGTCACAGTTGACTTATGCTGGTCGTGAAGCATCAGCAGCACCGGCTTGTGGTTATCCTGCAATGCATAAATTACAACAAGCAGCGCTGATCGCTTCAGCTCTAACTACTAAATAA
- a CDS encoding succinate dehydrogenase iron-sulfur subunit: MKKLFSIYRYNPDVDSKPYMKDYTLEIEDGSDMMVLDALILLKEQDPTLSFRRSCREGVCGSDGVNMNGKNGLACITPLSDLKGEKVVLRPLPGLPVIRDIIIDMSQFYTQYEKVKPYLINDGKNPPAREHLQTVEERDKLDGLYECILCACCSTSCPSFWWNPDKFIGPAGLLHAYRFLIDSRDTATEERLSNLDDAFSVFRCHGIMNCVSVCPKGLNPTKAIGHIKSMLLNRAV; encoded by the coding sequence ATGAAAAAATTATTCTCAATTTATCGCTACAATCCTGACGTTGATAGCAAGCCTTACATGAAAGACTACACGTTAGAAATCGAAGACGGTTCTGACATGATGGTATTAGATGCGTTGATTTTGTTAAAAGAACAAGATCCAACGTTATCATTCCGTCGTTCATGTCGTGAAGGTGTTTGTGGTAGTGATGGTGTTAACATGAACGGCAAAAATGGCCTGGCATGTATCACGCCATTATCAGACCTTAAAGGTGAAAAAGTTGTGTTGCGTCCGTTACCTGGTTTACCAGTTATTCGTGACATCATCATCGACATGAGCCAATTTTATACGCAGTATGAAAAGGTTAAACCTTACCTGATTAATGACGGTAAGAATCCACCGGCACGTGAGCATTTGCAAACGGTTGAAGAACGAGACAAGTTAGATGGCTTATACGAGTGTATTTTATGTGCTTGTTGTTCAACTTCTTGTCCATCGTTTTGGTGGAATCCAGATAAGTTCATCGGGCCTGCTGGGTTACTTCATGCGTACCGCTTCTTAATTGATAGTCGCGATACAGCAACAGAAGAGCGTTTGAGCAATCTTGATGATGCATTTAGTGTATTCCGTTGTCACGGTATCATGAACTGTGTAAGTGTATGTCCTAAAGGGTTAAATCCTACTAAGGCCATTGGTCATATTAAATCTATGTTGTTAAACCGAGCGGTTTAA
- the gltA gene encoding citrate (Si)-synthase: MTQRHATLMVDGKELIELPISSGTAGHDVIDISKLGGTGHFTFDPGFMATASCESEITYIDGNKGILLHRGYPIDQLAKNADYLEVCYILLYGDKPTKTQYEEFVKIVKNHTMVHDQLMHFFKGFRRDAHPMAIMCGVVGALSSFYHDSLDINNPRHREIAAFRLISKMPTLAAMSYKYSIGQPFIYPKNELNYAENFLHMMFAVPTEEYQVNPVVARAMDRIFTLHADHEQNASTSTVRLAGSSGANPFACIAAGIASLWGPAHGGANEACLAMLEEIGSVDRIEEYVAKAKDKSDPFRLMGFGHRVYKNHDPRATVMRETCHEVLTELNVNDPLLDVAMELERIALEDPYFIEKKLYPNVDFYSGIVMRAMGIPTSMFTVIFALSRTVGWVSHWKEMLSQPGHKIGRPRQLYTGEAKRDFTSEVK, from the coding sequence ATGACACAGCGTCACGCCACCCTAATGGTCGACGGTAAGGAATTAATTGAATTACCAATTAGCTCAGGTACTGCCGGCCACGATGTAATCGATATTAGCAAGCTTGGTGGCACAGGCCATTTCACGTTTGATCCTGGCTTTATGGCAACTGCATCTTGTGAATCAGAAATCACTTACATTGATGGCAATAAAGGCATTTTATTACATCGCGGTTACCCAATCGATCAGTTAGCTAAAAACGCTGACTACTTAGAAGTGTGTTACATCCTTCTATACGGTGATAAGCCAACAAAAACACAATACGAAGAATTCGTAAAAATTGTCAAAAACCATACTATGGTTCACGATCAGTTAATGCATTTCTTTAAAGGCTTCCGTCGTGATGCTCACCCAATGGCCATCATGTGTGGTGTTGTTGGTGCCTTGTCATCGTTTTACCACGATTCACTAGACATAAATAATCCACGTCACCGTGAAATTGCCGCGTTCCGCCTAATTTCAAAAATGCCAACACTTGCCGCAATGAGCTACAAGTACAGCATCGGCCAGCCATTTATTTATCCTAAAAATGAGCTAAATTACGCAGAAAACTTCTTGCACATGATGTTTGCAGTACCAACTGAAGAATACCAGGTTAACCCTGTTGTGGCTCGCGCCATGGACCGTATCTTCACTTTACATGCAGATCACGAGCAAAATGCATCAACATCAACAGTGCGCCTAGCAGGTTCATCTGGTGCGAATCCATTTGCTTGTATCGCAGCCGGTATCGCGTCTCTTTGGGGCCCTGCTCATGGCGGTGCTAACGAAGCATGTTTGGCGATGTTAGAAGAAATTGGCAGTGTTGATCGTATTGAAGAATACGTTGCAAAAGCGAAAGATAAGTCAGATCCATTCCGCCTAATGGGCTTTGGTCATCGTGTTTACAAAAATCACGATCCACGTGCAACGGTTATGCGTGAGACTTGTCATGAAGTATTAACAGAGCTTAACGTTAATGATCCTCTATTAGACGTTGCGATGGAACTTGAGCGTATTGCGCTTGAAGACCCTTACTTCATCGAAAAGAAACTGTACCCTAACGTTGATTTCTACTCTGGTATCGTTATGCGAGCAATGGGCATTCCAACGTCAATGTTCACCGTAATTTTCGCATTATCACGTACTGTTGGTTGGGTTTCACATTGGAAAGAAATGTTAAGTCAGCCAGGCCACAAGATTGGTCGTCCTCGTCAGTTATACACCGGCGAAGCAAAACGCGATTTCACCTCTGAAGTTAAGTAA
- the sdhD gene encoding succinate dehydrogenase, hydrophobic membrane anchor protein: MVANAATLGRSGVHDYIIIRVAGINLAVYAFFMLGFFLTNDVTYVSWTSLFSNLAMQVFTIITLLSLLAHVWIGMWQVLTDYVKPVGLRFVLQLALNVMAFSYVIAGVAILLGV, from the coding sequence ATGGTAGCTAACGCAGCAACACTTGGGCGCAGTGGCGTTCATGATTACATAATCATCCGTGTCGCAGGCATTAACTTGGCTGTGTACGCATTTTTCATGTTAGGTTTCTTTCTGACTAATGATGTTACTTACGTCTCATGGACATCGTTATTCTCCAATCTTGCAATGCAGGTCTTTACCATCATCACCTTGTTGTCATTACTGGCTCACGTGTGGATTGGTATGTGGCAGGTACTAACAGATTATGTTAAACCTGTTGGTCTTCGTTTTGTTCTTCAGCTAGCACTAAATGTCATGGCGTTTAGCTATGTTATCGCTGGCGTTGCTATTTTATTGGGAGTCTAA
- the sdhA gene encoding succinate dehydrogenase flavoprotein subunit: MAIPVLEFDAVVIGAGGAGMRAALQITQEGKTCALISKVFPTRSHTVSAQGGITVALGNTHEDDWQWHMYDTVKGSDFIGDQDAIEFMCEAGPAAVIELETMGLPFSRLDNGKIYQRPFGGQSKSFGGEQAARTAAAADRTGHALLHLLYQQNVKNETNIFSEWFALDLVKNEDGTIVGCTAMNIETGEVVYFKGRATVLATGGAGRIYASTTNAHINTGDGVGMAIRAGCAMQDMEMWQFHPTGIAGSGVLVTEGCRGEGGYLLNKDGERFMERYAPNAKDLASRDVVARSMMNEIREGRGLDGPLGPHLLLKLNHLGKETLESRLPGVCDLSRTFAHVDPVEAPIPVLPTCHYMMGGVLANIHGQALQRNQDGTDSVIEGLFAVGEIACVSVHGANRLGGNSLLDLVVFGRSAGQFLGKYLTDELSHKDASQADIDAALVRLNRWENNKDGEDPVQIKKDMQLCMQLNFSVFREGKAMAEGLAELKSIRERLKNAKLSDNSAEFNTQRIECLELDNLMETAFATAVAANFREESRGAHSREDFPDRDDENWLCHSVYHPATETMSKRDVNFAPHKREAFPPKARTY; this comes from the coding sequence GTGGCTATTCCTGTTTTAGAATTTGACGCGGTTGTTATTGGCGCCGGTGGTGCTGGCATGCGCGCAGCACTTCAAATCACGCAAGAAGGTAAAACTTGTGCGTTGATTTCAAAAGTATTCCCAACGCGTTCACATACCGTATCTGCTCAAGGTGGTATTACCGTTGCACTTGGTAATACCCACGAAGATGATTGGCAATGGCACATGTACGATACCGTTAAAGGTTCTGATTTTATCGGTGACCAAGACGCTATCGAATTTATGTGTGAGGCCGGTCCTGCGGCGGTAATCGAACTTGAGACGATGGGGCTACCATTCTCTCGTTTAGACAATGGTAAAATTTACCAGCGTCCGTTCGGTGGTCAATCGAAGTCTTTTGGTGGCGAACAAGCCGCACGTACAGCAGCAGCAGCTGACCGTACTGGTCACGCGTTGTTACATTTGCTTTATCAGCAAAATGTAAAAAATGAAACCAATATTTTCAGCGAATGGTTCGCGTTAGATTTGGTTAAAAACGAAGATGGTACCATTGTTGGTTGTACCGCAATGAACATCGAAACTGGCGAAGTCGTTTACTTCAAAGGTCGCGCAACAGTACTGGCTACTGGTGGTGCGGGTCGTATTTATGCTTCAACCACTAATGCTCATATCAATACTGGCGACGGTGTTGGCATGGCTATTCGTGCAGGCTGCGCCATGCAAGACATGGAAATGTGGCAGTTCCACCCGACAGGTATCGCTGGTTCTGGCGTACTAGTTACTGAAGGTTGTCGTGGTGAAGGCGGTTACTTATTAAATAAAGACGGCGAACGTTTCATGGAACGTTATGCACCGAACGCTAAAGATTTAGCGTCGCGTGACGTAGTAGCTCGTTCTATGATGAACGAAATTCGCGAAGGTCGTGGTCTCGATGGTCCTTTAGGTCCACATCTATTATTAAAGCTTAATCACTTGGGTAAAGAAACGCTAGAGTCTCGTTTGCCGGGTGTGTGTGATTTATCACGAACCTTTGCTCACGTTGATCCCGTTGAAGCACCAATCCCAGTATTGCCAACTTGTCACTACATGATGGGCGGCGTATTAGCCAACATTCACGGTCAAGCACTGCAACGTAATCAAGATGGTACTGATAGTGTCATTGAAGGTTTGTTTGCTGTTGGTGAGATTGCTTGTGTATCGGTTCACGGTGCTAACCGTTTAGGTGGTAACTCATTACTTGATTTGGTTGTATTTGGTCGTAGTGCTGGTCAGTTCTTGGGTAAATACCTGACGGACGAACTAAGCCATAAAGATGCGTCTCAAGCCGATATTGATGCCGCACTTGTGCGTTTGAACCGTTGGGAAAACAACAAAGACGGTGAAGATCCCGTTCAAATCAAAAAAGATATGCAGCTTTGTATGCAGCTTAACTTCTCGGTATTCCGTGAAGGTAAAGCGATGGCAGAAGGGTTAGCTGAACTGAAGAGCATTCGCGAGCGCCTTAAAAACGCTAAGTTGTCTGACAATTCAGCTGAGTTCAATACCCAGCGCATCGAATGTCTAGAATTAGATAACTTGATGGAAACAGCATTTGCAACAGCAGTAGCAGCTAACTTCCGTGAAGAATCTCGTGGCGCTCACTCACGTGAAGATTTCCCAGATCGTGATGATGAAAACTGGCTATGTCACAGTGTTTATCACCCTGCTACTGAAACAATGAGCAAGCGTGACGTTAACTTCGCGCCGCATAAGCGTGAAGCCTTCCCACCTAAAGCTCGTACTTACTAA
- the sdhC gene encoding succinate dehydrogenase cytochrome b556 subunit encodes MGFNFLELREQIVKKQRPVNLDLQTVSFPLTAIASILHRVSGVIMFFATGILMWFLAESLSSPLGFAHVQELMSSFLAKFVFWGILTALAYHLVVGIRHIVMDLGYGEDFDTATQSAQVTMIISAILSFLAGVWVW; translated from the coding sequence ATGGGCTTCAATTTCTTAGAGCTAAGAGAGCAAATCGTGAAAAAGCAAAGACCTGTAAACCTTGACTTACAGACTGTCAGCTTTCCGTTAACTGCAATTGCATCAATCCTACACCGTGTTAGTGGCGTTATTATGTTTTTCGCTACTGGTATTTTGATGTGGTTCCTTGCTGAATCGTTATCGTCGCCATTGGGCTTCGCACACGTGCAGGAATTAATGAGCAGTTTTCTGGCTAAGTTTGTCTTCTGGGGTATATTAACCGCATTAGCATATCACCTAGTTGTCGGAATACGACATATCGTTATGGATTTAGGCTACGGTGAAGATTTTGATACTGCCACCCAATCAGCACAAGTAACCATGATCATTTCCGCAATTCTATCGTTTTTAGCAGGAGTATGGGTATGGTAG